A DNA window from Vigna angularis cultivar LongXiaoDou No.4 chromosome 1, ASM1680809v1, whole genome shotgun sequence contains the following coding sequences:
- the LOC108323099 gene encoding E3 ubiquitin-protein ligase At1g12760, with protein MATTRSPNHFSEEGADPTPFLGASSDDSNSGRRLLRRPSLREAARFLRQASGRRLMREPSMVVREAAAEQLEERQSDWAYSKPVVVLDILWNFAFVAAAATVLILSRNENPNMPLRCWIVGYAMQCVLHVGCVCVEYRRRQRRREQSSAAVAVGGSGDLSSASMEGSGHYVSLPQLEDDSISMAKHLESANTMFSFIWWVVGFYWISADSEALVQHSPLLYWLCIAFLGFDVFFVVFCIALACIIGIAVCCCLPCIIALLYAVADQEGASKEDIEQLSKFKFQKTEINEKLAGNTQGTAGGIMTECDTDSPIEHVLSDEDAECCICLSAYDDGVELRQLPCGHHFHCSCVDKWLHINATCPLCKYNILKSTGHGQDEV; from the exons ATGGCCACGACAAGGTCACCTAACCATTTTTCCGAGGAAGGCGCCGATCCCACGCCGTTCCTCGGCGCCTCTTCCGATGACTCTAACTCCGGCCGCCGTCTCCTCCGCCGCCCCAGCCTACGCGAGGCGGCGCGCTTCCTTCGGCAGGCGAGCGGACGCCGACTGATGCGCGAGCCGTCGATGGTGGTGCGGGAGGCGGCGGCGGAGCAATTGGAAGAAAGACAGAGCGATTGGGCCTATTCGAAGCCCGTCGTAGTCTTGGATATTCTTTGGAACTTCGCGTTCGTCGCCGCGGCCGCCACCGTCTTGATTCTTAGTCGCAACGAGAATCCGAATATGCCCCTGCGGTGTTGGATTGTAGGCTACGCTATGCAGTGCGTTCTTCACGTCGGGTGCGTGTGCGTTGAGTACCGGAGGCGCCAGCGCCGCCGTGAACAGTCCAGCGCCGCCGTTGCTGTTGGCGGCAGCGGGGATTTGAGTTCGGCTTCGATGGAAGGCTCTGGACACTACGTGTCGTTGCCGCAGCTCGAGGACGATAGTATAAG TATGGCCAAGCATTTGGAGTCAGCCAACACAATGTTTTCATTCATTTGGTGGGTTGTTGGATTCTATTGGATATCAGCTGACAGTGAAGCTCTGGTCCAACATTCTCCTCTGCTTTACTG GTTATGTATAGCCTTCCTGggttttgatgttttctttgtcGTTTTCTGCATTGCACTAGCATGCATCATTGGTATAGCTGTTTGCTGTTGTCTTCCATGTATCATTGCACTCCTGTATGCAGTTGCAGACCAG GAAGGGGCATCAAAAGAGGATATTGAGCAATTGTCAAAGTTCAAGTTCCAGAAAACCGAAATTAATGAGAAACTTGCTGGGAATACACAAGGAACTGCTGGAGGAATAATGACTGAATGCGATACTGATTCTCCCATTGAACATGTTCTTTCTGACGAGGATGCG GAATGTTGTATCTGTCTTTCTGCTTATGATGATGGAGTTGAACTTAGGCAACTTCCTTGTGGCCACCATTTTCACTGTTCCTGTGTGGACAAATGGCTGCATATCAATGCTACTTGCCCCCTGTGCAAGTACAATATCTTGAAAAGTACCGGTCATGGTCAAGACGAAGTTTAG